The following coding sequences lie in one Hydrogenophaga sp. PBL-H3 genomic window:
- a CDS encoding response regulator transcription factor produces MSLIPKKGTVYVVDDDEAVRDSLQWLLEGKDFRVRCFESAEAFLSRYDAREVACLIADIRMGGMTGMELQERLIERQSPLPIVFITGHGDVPMAVESMKKGALDFIQKPFKEDQLVTLVERMLERAREAFTTHQQAVSRDALLSKLTSREAQVLERIVAGRLNKQIADDLGISIKTVEAHRANIMEKLGANTVADLLKIALGQTPAKA; encoded by the coding sequence ATGAGTTTGATCCCGAAAAAAGGCACCGTGTATGTGGTCGATGACGACGAAGCGGTACGCGACTCACTGCAATGGCTGCTCGAAGGCAAGGACTTCCGGGTCCGCTGCTTCGAATCGGCCGAAGCATTCCTCAGCCGCTACGACGCCCGAGAAGTGGCCTGCCTGATCGCCGACATCCGCATGGGCGGCATGACCGGCATGGAGTTGCAAGAGCGACTCATCGAACGCCAGTCTCCCCTGCCCATCGTCTTCATCACCGGCCACGGCGACGTGCCGATGGCGGTGGAGTCGATGAAAAAGGGTGCGCTCGATTTCATCCAGAAGCCGTTCAAGGAAGACCAGCTCGTCACGCTGGTCGAACGCATGCTCGAGCGCGCGCGTGAAGCTTTCACCACCCACCAGCAGGCGGTGAGCCGCGATGCGTTGCTCTCCAAACTCACCAGCCGTGAAGCCCAGGTGCTGGAGCGCATCGTGGCCGGCCGGCTGAACAAGCAGATCGCCGACGACCTGGGCATCAGCATCAAGACGGTGGAGGCGCACCGCGCCAACATCATGGAAAAACTCGGCGCCAACACCGTGGCCGACCTGCTCAAGATCGCGCTGGGACAGACCCCGGCCAAGGCCTGA
- a CDS encoding DUF4149 domain-containing protein, with product MPQQRLAVVVAALWWGGITALSFLAVPLLFMTLDSPAMAGPVAAKIFSLQCWAGLGLGLALLMILRRWRAEGASIAPVALTTMGFVLFAMLLALVQEFGVAQNIVTARASGGNLRLWHGVGSAMVLGQWLCAGWVLWRLTRQSDAA from the coding sequence ATGCCGCAGCAAAGGCTGGCTGTTGTGGTTGCTGCCCTGTGGTGGGGTGGCATCACAGCGTTGAGTTTTCTGGCTGTTCCGCTGCTGTTCATGACCCTGGACAGCCCTGCGATGGCCGGACCGGTGGCGGCGAAAATCTTCTCACTGCAATGCTGGGCTGGCCTTGGACTGGGCCTGGCGCTCCTGATGATCCTGCGCCGCTGGCGTGCCGAGGGTGCCAGCATCGCGCCCGTCGCACTCACCACCATGGGATTCGTGTTGTTCGCGATGCTGCTGGCGCTGGTGCAGGAATTCGGCGTGGCTCAGAACATCGTCACCGCCCGCGCCAGCGGCGGCAATTTGCGCCTGTGGCATGGCGTGGGCTCCGCGATGGTGCTGGGGCAGTGGTTGTGCGCGGGATGGGTGCTGTGGCGCCTGACGCGCCAGTCCGATGCGGCTTAG
- the folD gene encoding bifunctional methylenetetrahydrofolate dehydrogenase/methenyltetrahydrofolate cyclohydrolase FolD produces MTAQLIDGNALSRQLRADVTARVTALKARGITPGLAVILVGENAASQVYVRNKVKACEDTGMHSVLERWPATMTEAELLARVDALNLDATIHGILVQLPLPAHINAQKVIEAISPAKDVDGFHIASAGALMTGMPGFWPCTPYGCMKMLESIGYELKGKHAVVIGRSNIVGKPMALMLLQQNATVTICHSGTQDLKAMTLQADVIVAAVGKRNVLTADMVKPGAVVLDVGMNRNDEGKLCGDVDFDGVKEVASYITPVPGGVGPMTITMLMVNTLESAERLAS; encoded by the coding sequence ATGACCGCACAACTCATCGACGGCAACGCCCTCTCCCGCCAACTTCGCGCCGACGTGACCGCACGGGTCACCGCCTTGAAGGCGCGTGGCATCACGCCGGGCCTGGCGGTGATCCTGGTGGGCGAGAACGCGGCGTCGCAGGTTTATGTGCGCAACAAGGTCAAGGCCTGCGAGGACACCGGCATGCACTCGGTGCTGGAGCGCTGGCCCGCCACCATGACCGAGGCCGAACTGCTGGCGCGTGTGGACGCCCTCAACCTTGATGCCACCATCCACGGCATCCTGGTGCAGCTGCCGCTGCCCGCGCACATCAACGCGCAGAAGGTGATCGAGGCCATCTCACCCGCCAAGGATGTGGACGGTTTCCACATCGCCAGCGCCGGCGCCCTCATGACCGGCATGCCGGGCTTCTGGCCCTGCACGCCCTATGGCTGCATGAAGATGCTGGAGAGCATCGGCTACGAGCTCAAGGGCAAACATGCGGTGGTGATCGGCCGCAGCAACATCGTGGGCAAACCCATGGCTCTCATGCTGCTTCAGCAGAACGCCACCGTCACCATCTGCCACAGCGGGACCCAAGACCTCAAGGCCATGACGCTGCAGGCCGACGTGATCGTGGCCGCCGTGGGCAAGCGCAACGTGCTCACGGCCGACATGGTCAAACCCGGTGCGGTGGTGCTCGACGTGGGCATGAACCGCAACGACGAAGGCAAGCTCTGCGGGGATGTGGACTTTGACGGTGTGAAGGAGGTGGCGAGCTACATCACGCCCGTGCCCGGTGGTGTGGGCCCCATGACCATCACCATGTTGATGGTCAACACACTCGAGTCCGCAGAACGGCTGGCGAGCTAA